ATTCAGGAACAACAAGTCGCCGGGTGGATTCAGCGACAGCAGCACCTGGGGCGGCGCATGGTCGGGTGGGGCAGCTGCGCCGGGCGGGGTGAGATCGAACTCACCGGCCAGGCTAGCGTCCCACAGCCAGGTGCTGGCCTCGCAGGCAGCATACTGGCTGCACGGATCGTCGCCCGCGCCGAACCAGCCATAGGGATCGACCTGTTTACCGTTATGGCGCACCTCGAAATGCAGGTGCGGCGTACCAACCACGAAGCCAGTCTTGCCGCTGCTGCCGATCAGATCGCCGGCGCGCACCGGCACGCCCGCACCAGTGTCGACCTCGCCGCGAAACTTCTTGGCAAACTTATCGAGGTGCCAGTAGACCGTCACATAGCCGCCGGGGTGCTCGATCCACACGCCATTGCCGCGGTGGGTGCTGGCGTGCGCAATCCCGGCGGCGGCGGCGTAGATGTATGTCCCGATCGGCTGGTCGGGGAAGTAGAAATCGTGACCATCGTGGCCGTCGTACTGCAGGTTGCCCTGGCCGAGGTAGTTGACCACGTAGCCGTTATCGTCTTTGCCGGTGTCGACGGTTGGGAACATGTGGTCGAAGTACGCCAGGTGAACCACGCGCGTACCGGCGGCCCAGGGGCGCTGCAAGAAGCCACTGATAGCTGCGGGCTGCGGCAGGCGCGCGTCGGGCAGCTGATTGTCGAAGTACTGCTGAAAGGCCTGGTTGAAGCGCACGATCGCGTCTAGCCAGCCTGCCCGCGTGCGGCCCTTTGCCAGGAAGCGCTGCATAGCCACGCCCTCGGGAGCCTGATCGAGGCTCAGCGTCTGGGTGGTGTCGTCGGTGAAGCGCAGCACCGGCGGGCGCTGGTATGGCCCGAGGCCGGCGCGCAGTTCGCGGCCGGCCCAATCGAGCTGTGCGGCGAAGCCGGCCGGGCCGGCGGCACCGAAGGGCATGCTCAGCGCCGAGGCGGGTGGGCTAGGCGCGCTGAGCAGCGCGCTAGAGGCTTCGAGCAGGGCCAGCAGGATGCGTGGGCTGACGCCGTAGTAGGCGCTGGTGGCCTGAATGATCTCGGCGGCGGTGTGTACGCCGTCGTGGTAGTGCTTGAGCGGCCCTGGTTGCGCCTCGAGAAAGCCCTGCACGTCGTGCTCGACTGGGGCGGGTGGCGCGGCGTGGGCAGCTGGGGCCGCAGCGATCAGCAGTGCGATGAGGGTGCCGAGCAGCACCCGAGTTGGCCGGAATGTCACGATTGCTCCACGACAGGATGTGTTTGGCTGCGATCCTACCATGCGCATGCGCAGGCGTCAACGCCGGCGCGCGATCGATCCGGTGACATTCAGTTCATCCTCGTGTGCCAGCACGATTCGGCCCGCTGCGGCCGGGTATACGCTACGCCGTTCTGGTGTATCATATGCGGTATGCAGGCACCCGCGCAACAACCGATCCCGCTACTGGCGATCGTTGGGCCGACGGCAGTAGGCAAGACGGCCCTTGCGATCAGGCTGGCCCACGCGCTCGGCGGCGAGATCGTCTCGGCCGACTCGCGCCAGATCTACTGCGGCATGGACATCGGCACGGCCAAGCCTGGCCCGGCCGAGCGCGCGGCCGCGCCACACCACCTGATCGATCTTGTCGTACCTAGCCAGGAGTTCTCGCTGGCGCTGTATCAGGAGCACGCGTATGCGGCGATTGCCAATATCGCCGGGCGGGCGCGGCTACCACTGCTGGTGGGCGGCACCGGCCAGTATCTGGCCGCTGTGCTCGAGGGCTGGCAGATCCCGCGCGTACCACCACAGCCCGAGCTGCGCGCCGCGCTCGAGCGCGTGGCCGAGCAGCAGGGCGCTGAGGTGCTGCATGCGCGCCTGGCACAGATCGATCCGGTAGCGGCGGCTGGGATTGCGCCTACAAATGTGCGGCGGGTGATCCGCGCGATCGAGGTGTACGAGCTGACCGGCCGGCCGATCTCGGTGCAACAAGCCAAGCTGCCGCCGCCCTACCACATCCGCACGCTCTGGCTAACGCTACCGCCGGCAGAGCTGTATGCGCGGATCGATGCGCGCGTCGACGCGATGATCGCCGCAGGACTCGAGCACGAGGTGCGTGGCCTGGTCGAGTGCGGCTACGGCTGGGAGCTGCCGGCCATGTCGAGCCTGGGCTACCGCGAGTTCCAGCCGTACTTTGCGGGTACCGCCACCCAGGCCGAGGTAATCACGCGGCTGAAGTTCGATACACACGCATTTGCACGCCGGCAGGCCAGCTGGTTTCGGCGCCTGTCACACGTCGTGCAGCTGCCCGCCGACGCCCCGGCGCTGCTCGAGCGCGCGCTCGCGTGCGTGGCCGATGTGCGCGGCTAGCCCAGCAGTCAGCAGCGGCACTGCCTACTGCTGACTGCTGACTACGACCAGCAACGCACGTCTCCTAGTGGCCTTCGGCCTGGTGGGCCTTCTGAGCCTCGATCAGGCCTTGCGCCAGGTGCTGTGGCACATCCTCGAAGTGATCGAACTGCATGCTGAAGCGGCCGCGCCCCTGTGTGAGCGAGCGCAGATCAGTCGCGTAGCGCTGGATCTCGGCCAGCGGCGCATGCGCGCTGATCGTGGTGCGGCCGCTGCCATCGGGCAGCATGCCCGACACGCGCCCGCGCCGGGTGGTCATATCACTCATGATATCGCCGGCAAACTGGTCGGGCACGCTGATCTCGAGCGCGTAGATCGGCTCCATGATCACTGGCTGAGCCTTCTGCGCAGCGATCTTGAAGGCTTCGTGGCCGGCAATCTTGAACGCGATCTCTTTGCTATCGACCGGGTGCATCTTGCCGTCGAACAGCGTCACGCGCACATCGACCATATGATTGCCCGACACCACGCCCTCGGCCATGGCCTCGCGCACGCCTTTCTCGACCGCCGGCACGAAGGTGCGGTCGATCACGCCGCCGACGATCGCATTCACGAATTCAAGCGGGTCTTCGCGGGCCGGGTCGGGCGCCAGCGGCTCGATCCGGATGGTCACATCGCCGAACTGCCCGGCGCCACCGGTCTGCTTCTTATGGCGATACTGCGCCTCGGCCTTGCCGCGGATGGTCTCGCGGTAGGCCACGCGCGGTAGATCGAGATCGACATCGACGTTGAACTTGCGCTTCATGCGCTCGGCGATGATCTGCAGGTGCGGCTCACCCAGGCCCGACAGCAGCGTCTCGCCGGTCTGCTGATCGCGCGAGACCTTCAGAGTCGGGTCTTCTTCCATCACGTTGTGCAGCGCCCCACCGAGCCGGTCGAGATCGGCGCGTGTCTTCGGCTTGACCATGGCGCTATAAGCCACGGCCGGGAACTGGATTGAGGCAAGCTGAAGCGGGCGATCGTGCGAACACAGCGTGTCGTTGGTTGCCACCTCGGCCAGCTTGGTCACAATGCCGATATCGCCAGGGCCGAGCAGCGGCACCGAGATCTGCTCTTTGCCGCGAATCTGGTACACCTGGCCGATGCGCTCGTCTTTGCGCGTACGCGGGTTATAGAGCGACGAGTTGGCGTGCAGCTCGCCGCTGAACACGCGCACGAACGAGATCTTGCCATATGGATCGACCAGCGTCTTGAACACCAGCGCACTGAACGGCTCGTGGACGGCGGGCTTGAGCTCGATTGGCGTGCCGCTGAGCAGGTCGGTGGCGGTAGCAATCGTGCGCACTGCCGAGGGAATGCTGTCGATGATCCCATCGAGCAGCTGCGCGGTGCCGTGGGCCTGGTCGGCCGCGCCGCAGAACACCGGCACGATCGTGCCATTGGCGATACCGGCGCGCAAACCGCGCTGGATGTCGTCGGGGCTAAGCGCGTCGGCGCCGCCATCGAGATATTTTTCGATCAGGTCGTCGTTCGTCGCGGCGATCTTGTCGATCAGCTTCTCGCGCCACTCTTGCTCGAGGCCTACCAGATCGGCCGGGATATCGGCCTCGACGAACGTGCCGTCGTGCTTCTCGGCGATCATCCAGGCGCGCTGGCGGCGGAGCGAGATGATACCCTTGAACTCACGCTGCGACCCGATCGGAATTTGCATGGGGATGATCGCCTCGTCGAGCATCTGCTGGGCCTGCTCGACGGTGCGGAAGAAGTTCGCGTTCTCGCGATCGAGCTTGTTAATGAAAATAATTCGCGGCACCCCGGCCGCCCTGGCGGCTTCCCACACCGCCTCGGTGCCTACCTCGACGCCGCCGGCCGCGTCCATCACGATCACTGCGCCGTCGATCACGCGCATGGCCGACGCGACCTCGCCGGCGAAGTCGGCGTAGCCGGGAACATCGATCAGGTTGATCTTGTCGTCTTTCCACTCGGCTGGGGCGACGCTCAGGTTGATCGACATGCGGCGCCTCTGCTCGTCGGGGTCGTAGTCGCTGACGGTATTGCCGTCTTCGACACGGCCCGCGCGGGTGATGGCCTTGGCGGTGAGCAACAGCGCCTCCATGAGCGTGGTCTTCCCGCAGCCGCCATGGCCGAAGAGCCCAATATTGTGGATCTTCTCGGGTCCATAGGATCGCATCAGGTCCTCCTTGACAGAGCGAAGGGTGACATTGGTGCAGAGCGAAACGATCTGAGGTGCATGCGATGGTATCGCATAGGCGTGTGGCGTATGGTGTGCGGCTGGCGTCCTCCGTTCCAAACGTCAGGTCGAACTCGATCCGCTACCAGGGGTTTAAGAGAGTATTATAAGCATTTTCAGGGGCTGGTCAACAAAATTGGGCGCGGGTGGCGCCTCTGGCCGTGAAGGTTTGGCGACAATTCGAGGCAGTTTCGCAACTGCCCGCGTGCCCGGCGGCAAGGCACCGCCGCCGGCCCATGTATGGGCGAATCTCGCGTTTGCTCTGGGGCTGCTCGCTCTGCGCGCATGCCTCAGGGCCGCCCCGAGGATCGCTCGTGATAGCAACATTGAATTACCGTGGCATCGTGTCTCGCCGGGCGAGGCATACGTCGATGCTCAACAGGCTGCGAGCACATCGCTTACCGGAAGGCGCTGGGAAACCCTGCCGGTTTCCCAGCGGGGGTGCGGGGCGCAGCATCCCGAATTGAGACCGATCTCTCATCGGGCATGCTTGCGGCGCGCCGGGGCGCCGGCTATACTGATCGTGCGAGAAAAGGAGTCACGATGCTTGATCGAATGCTGCGCCGCGCCGGTGCAGGCTTGCTGGTGTTGCTGCTGGCCGGCACAGCCGCAGCTACGCCCCGTACCGCTATCGTCGTGCCGGCCGGCTTCACCGACGTGCTGGTCGCCAGTGTTGCCGCGCCAACTGCGATTGCGTTCGCCACACCCACGCGCCTGCTGATCACGTCACAGTCCGGCCAGCTGTGGGTCAACCAGGCCGGCGCGCCCACCAATACACTCGCGCTCGACCTGACTGTCGGCGGGCGTGTCTGCACCAACTCCGAGCGCGGCTTGCTCGGTGTCGCGGTCGACCCGAACTTCGCCAGCAATCATTTTATCTACCTGTACTACACCTATAAGAAGTTTGGCGTGTGCCCAACGGGCGACCCGACCAACCCGCAGGTGCCAGTCAACCGTATCGCGCGCTATACGCTCTCCGATGCCAATCTCGCGAGTGGCGAGACAGTGCTAATCGACAACATCCCCTCGCCCAACGGCAATCACAACGGCGGCGACCTGCACTTCGGCCAGGATGGCTACCTGTACGTGAGTGTTGGCGACGGCGGGGCCGACTACGCCGGCGACAGCGGTAGCGCAGGCGCGAATGATGCCGCGCGCGACCGCTTCATCCTGCTCGGCAAGATCCTGCGGATCACTCGCGATGGCAACATCCCGCCCGATAACCCATTCCAGGGCGCTGGCACCGCGCGCTGCAACGTGAGTGGCCGTACCAGTGCCGACAATACATGCCAGGAGACCTTTGCGTGGGGGTTGCGCAACCCGTTTCGCTTTGCGTTCAAACCCGGTACCAACCAGTTCTTCATCAACGACGTTGGGCAGAACGCCTGGGAGGAGATCGACCAGGGCCAGGCCGGCGCCGATTACGGCTGGAACTGCCGCGAGGGTGGGCACCCCAACAACACTGGCGGCAAGTGCAGCCCCGCCCCGCTGAATATGGTTGCCCCCATCCACGAGTACGACCACAGCTCGTGCAGCTCGATCACCGGCGGCGCATTCGTGCCGGCAGGCGTGTGGCCGGCCGACTACGATGGCGCCTATCTGTACGCCGATTACGTCTGCGGCAAAATCTTCACGCTCAAGCAGCAGGCCAGCAGCTATGTTGCGGCCGAGTTTGCTACGAACATGGGTGTGAACAGTGCTACATCGCTGGTGTTTGGCCCGTATAACGGCAGCCAGGCGTTGTACTACACCACCTACGCCAGTGGCGGCCAGATCCGACGGATCAGTGCCAGCGCCGGCCAGAATCGCGCGCCGACCGCCGTGCTGAGCGCAGCGCCGCAATTTGGCGCTGCACCGCTGACGGTAGCCTTCAGCGCGGCCGGCAGCACCGACCCGGACGGCGACGCGCTGAGCTATGATTGGGATTTCGGCGATGGTTCGGCCCACGCCAGCGGCGCCGCTGTTGCCTACCAGTATGCGGCCGGCACCTACACTGCCACGCTCAAGGTCAGCGATGGCAAGGGCGGCGTCGGCAGCGCCACGCAGCGGATCGACTCGGGCAACACCCCACCCACAGCGACGATCGACGCGCCCGACCCGGCGCTGCGCTTTGCGGTTGGCCAGTCGATCACACTGCAAGGCAGCGCCACCGACGCCCAGGATGGTACGCTGGCGGGCAATCGGTTGAGCTGGCGGGTGTTGCTGCATCACAATACGCACACCCACCCGTTTGCCGGGCCGGCCAGCGGCGCAAGCCTCACATTCAGCGCACCCGCGCCGGAAGATCTGGCCGCCACTAGCACGAGCTACCTTGAAGTGCAGCTCAGCGCAACCGACTCGACTGGGCTGACCAGCGTGATTACGCGCGAGCTGCGGCCAAACCTGGTCGACATAACCTTTGACACGGTGCCGGCCGGCCGGGCGCTACTGGTCAACAATGTCGCGATCAATGCGCCGCGCACACAGGTATCGTGGCAAGGTTACGCGCTGGCTGTATCGGCGCCGGCCCAGCGCGACGCCGAGGGCACTTGGATTGTGATCACGGCGTGGTCGGATGGCGCGCCGGGGCGGTCGCGCACGATTGTTACGCCGGCGAGTGCAGCTGGCTACACTGCCACGTTTGGCCCGGCCAGCGTGCGCTACCTGCCGCGCATCACGCAGCCATAGGCGCGGGTTGGGCTACCGCCTGCGCCGAGCGGTTATACCATGTCAAGAATGCTATCAAGACCACGGCGCAACCCGACAAACGAATTGACCCTGCGGATCGCTAAGAGGGCGCCATCAACGTACGGTTGGGCGCTACTGCCCGAGTCATGCCGGATCGTGAGTTTTTGATCGGGCATGCCGAAAATAACCTCTGCTGAGATGGTAAATCCAGGCAGCCGCAGGGAATGAACCTGTGATCCACTAACGCGTGCGCCGCGCGTTTCCACAATGCCCTGGGTCTGTTCCAGCGGAACAGTGAGTTCAGAGGGGCGGATACGCGACAGGCGGGCGGCTAATTCACGCACGGTTCCACTTGGCGTGTCTGGTTTGTGATCACTTGCATAATCAATAATTTCCCATTGTGGAATAAGCTTGGCCGCCATCTCTGCAAATTTCTGTAATAAGACCACGGTGAGCGCAAAATTACCAACCGCTAACACGCCACGCTGGTGCTGTTCGGCGGCGGCGGCAATGGCGGCATAATCGGCGTCCGATAACCCCGATGTGCCAATCACCACATGCGCACCGTGCTCCAACGCTGCCAGGCTGTGCGCTTTGGCGACCGCTGGCGTGGTGTACTCGAAAAAGACATCGCAGGGATGGGTGAGCGCTTCTACTGCGGTTGCATAGATCGGGCATGTCAACCGTGGCTCTACCAGGACATCACCAAGCGTGTGGTGGGCGTGTGTGCGAGATACCGCAGCTACAAGCTCAATCCCGTCGGATTGGGCGATGCTGCGGGCCAGGGCCGACCCGGCCCACCCGGTTGCACCAGCGAGACAAACTCGGATCGTCATGGTGGCGTATCGCTTTCATGTAGGCGCCAAGCAGCAGCATGGTTGAGCAAGTATGTATCATACCATGCGTGTCGCGCGGTCAGATCGGCAATGCCTGGTCATTTGCGCTGATCAGGCCGGCTACGATACTCTGCATTTGGAAGCCACGACCCCTCACAACCATTCTCCAGGATCGTCACATACCCTGGATCAGCCGGATTGACACTGAGTTCAACGCGGAAGCCAAGCCGTCGATGGAGCGTAACCGAGCGCTCATTTGCGAGAAATACCCAGCCCACAAGCCGCCTGAGCCGTAGATCATCGAACGCATGGCCAATGACCGCCTGGCATGCTTCGAAGGCGTACCCTTGTCCCCAGAAACGCCGTCCAAAGGCAAAGGCCAGCTCAACTTCCAGTGAATTGAAAGGTGGGTCAGGTTCATCGTTCCATCGTGCAAACGAGTTGACATAGCTATTCAAATGGATCTGGCCGATGAACGCGTGGTGCTCTTTCAGAATCACAGCGTAACGTCCCAGCTCGTCGCTGGCCCACACGCCTATACAGCTGGCGATTCGTGTGCGTACCTGCTCGAGCGTCTGCACGCCTTGGCCGCTATAATACTGCACCACCTCACTATCACTGTAGATCTCGCGATAGGCCGCTTCAGCGTCCTCCAGGGTGAAGGGCCGCAACAGCAGGCGGGGCGTCTCCAACGTTTTCATAGACTGTCCTGTGTATGAATTGATTGGCAGTATCAGACGAAAGCCACAAAATACGCTCTGTAGCGCTGTCACAACATTATCGAGCAGCCAGAAAGTCACACACCCGTTGTGTGAGGAGCGCGGTGGCCTCGGCGTCGTACGACGGCAGTGAGCTATCGGCAAAGTAGTGTTGATCACCGGGGTATAGAAACAGCTCGGCCGCATCGGCTGATTCGACCAGCGCCCGCGCTGCGTCGATGTCGCCCTCGCCGACAAAGATCGGATCAGCGTTCATCCCATGCACTTGTACCGGCACCCCTTTCGGCCAGGATGCCCCGAACTCCGAAACCGGCACGCAGGAATAGAAGAGCAGCGCACCGCAGGCTCCTGGCCGGGTTTGGGCGAGCATCTGTGCCGGGACGACACCGAGCGAGAAGCCGGCGTAGACTAGCTCGGCCGGCAGCCCCTCGGCTGCTCGCACGCCACGCTCAACCAGCGTGCCAAACCCCACTTCCCTGGCAAAGCTCATGCCCTGCTCTAGGGTGTCGAAGGTGCGGCCTTCAAACAGATCGGGAGTATGTACGATGTGACCAGCACGGCGCAAGGTGTCGGCAAACGCGATGACGCCAGGAGTGAGCCCCTGCGCGTGGTGGAACAACAGGATCTCCGCCATATCAATACCGCCTTTCAGATCGAACCAGGCGATGCGCCAAACAGTGAACCAAACGATCTGGCGCCCTCAGTCGAACACAACTATAGAACAAATGATCTGTGTAGTCAAGCGGTCGGCAGGTGAGGTGTTGTAGATGGTGAGGCATGCGCATAGGCAACGAACAAAGCCAAATGCGGCGTTAAACGAAGGGACGAGCTGGTCGACTCGCTTCGGGGCGCTAGTAACCATCAATCGTGATAATCTCTATTTTACTAGCCGTATCTCACACTAATCATACCAAATCCGGTTAATAGCTTGGTTTATGGTGGGGGTTCGGGGGCGGCAAAGCCGCCCCCGAACTTCTCTACGAACGTAATCAAACGGAGTTGGTATCACAAATGGAAACTAGGCCAAAAGCTGCGCTTGACATGGGCGCCACCATAGGAGTATAATAGTAGAACATATGATCTAATATATCAATTGTAACAACGATTCGGAGGCACGCATGCTCGAACCATCTGAATTGGCCGAGGCGTTTGCTCGGAATGTTGGCGTGATCCAAGCACAAACGGAAGGGCTGAGCCACGCCGACAGCCTCCTCCAGCTGCCGTTTCGGGGCAACTGCTTGAATTGGGTGCTCGGCCACCTGCTCGATAACCGTGATGATGTGCTCAAGGCACTGGGCGCGCAGCGGATCATGAACGACAACAGCGCGGCATTGTATCGGCGTGGATCCGCGCCGATCGCCAGTTCTACTACCGAGTTGCTACTGCTTCAGGATCTGCTTGAGCAGCTCGTACAATCGCAGGAACGCCTCTCGGGTGCGTTGGGCCGCACCACCGAAGCCGACATGACACGTGAAATCGTCCGCAATGGGAATACGACCACACTTGGCAAGCTGGTGTTCTTCCTGTATTTCCACGAGACCTACCATGTTGGGCAGACAGAGCTGCTGCGCCAGCTCGCCGGCAAGAATGACCAGGTGATCTAGCGTATGTAGCAGCCGATGCTTCCGCCCTACGTTCCCTTCGCGATCAGTTTCTTGTTCACCGGGTTGGCGTCGCCACTAACTTCGCCGCCAGCGACGACGTGAAAGTGGCTTTCAATTGCCTGCGGTGACTCCGCCGTGTCTGCCGACAACACGTTCTTCTGCAACTACTATGGCTTGCCGGCGATCAGCGTGCCGTGCGGTGTGGATCGGAACGGGCTGCTGCTCGGTCTGCAATTCGTAGGACGGCAAGGTGGTGACGGCCACGTGCTGTCGCTCGCTCAGGCTTATCAGGAGGCTACAGGATGGCGTTACACGCCGCCTCAAAGCCTGGAATGATGCTCGTTCTGCCAATCCCCAGCTCAATCCTGACCAACCCAGGTGATATAATACTGCACACTGGTGCTAGTCAGTTAGAATGGGGAGCGCATCATGAGCACACAAGACCATGACTCAGTGCCGCCTCAGAACCAATTGCCCACGACGCAATCGCACCCACCGGATGTCTGGGCTGATGGCCCGGCATATGATGCGTATGTTGGGCGCTGGAGCCGCATCGTTGCGCGGGACTTTCTGACCTGGCTTGCGATTGCACCGAACCGTCACTGGTTAGAGGTCGGGTGTGGCACGGGTGTGCTTACTCAGGCCATTCTTCAATATGCGCAGCCAGCAGAAATCCAGGCTATCGACCCGTCGCTCAAGTATGTGGCGTTTGCTCGCGAGCAGGTGCGTGATACGCGCGTACACTTTGATGTTAGTACTGTACAGTCGCTTGCCCGTGCCACCAGCGCCTATGATGTGGTTGTCTCTGGACTCGTGCTCAATTTTCTTCCACAGCCACAGCGCGCCCTTGCCGAAATGATCCATGCAACCCGAGACGGCGGAACGCTAGCGGCATATGTGTGGGATTATGCTGGTAAAATGCAGTTTATGCGCCACTTCTGGAATGCAGCGTGTGCGCTTAATCCGCAGGCACTGGACGCGGATGAGGGGCGCCGCTTCCCGCTGTGCCAAGCACAACCACTGGCCGAACTGTTTCGCGCAGCAGGATTGAAGGATGTCGCGGTGCAGGCCCTGGAGATTGCGACTGATTTTGCCGACTTTGAGGATTACTGGTCGCCATTTCTCGGCGGCCAAGGCCCTGCGCCCAGTTATACCATGGCGCTGCCTGAAGCGCAACGGGAGGCACTACGCGAGCGATTACGGCAAAGCCTACCGTTTGCACTAGACGGGTCAATTCCACTGGTCGCACGAGCCTGGGCGGTACGTGGTGTACGCTAAGGCGGCCGCCCACCCCGCCACTCCTGCGCCCGCGCGATCGGTGCGATTTGGGCGCTTTCTCGTATGGCGCGCTGCGGCTGATGTGCCAGGTGTTCGGCCACCATCCATCATGCACCACGTCACCCTCTACATCTCGATTATCGCCTGGTATGGCGGTGGATAATCGGATATCGCCACGTAATCAGGGCCGCTTTTTACCGCTTTCCGTGGTAGGCTGCGCGAGGAGATACGTACTGAAGGGGGTATCTATGCACAAATCTGAGCTGTTGAATGGGGTGCGGGAAGAGTATCGGCAATGGGAAGCGCTGCTCAACCAGATTGGCGAGGCGCGTATGGATCAGCCCGGCGCGGCGGCTGACTGGTCGATCAAGGATATCATCGCGCACCTGACCGGCTGGCGCTACCGAACCGTCGCCCGCTTACAAGCTGCACACCGTGGTGAAGGGGAACCGTCCTCACCCTGGCCAGCGCACCTCCAAGCTGACGTAGATCTTGATGCAATCAACGCGTGGATCTATGAGTCCAATCATGGCCGCTCGGTGCGTGAAGTCCTGGATGAATCGCATCAGGTATTTCAGCAGATGTTCGCTGCCATCGAAGGGTTACCCGATGCAGTCCTCAACGATCCAGCGCGCTACCTTCCATGGTTGGAAGCTGAGTCCGTCAAACCGAGTGACTTCTTTGCCCACTTCCATGAAGAGCACGAGTCGGATATGCGGGCTTGGTTGGCACGCGTAGAGCAGCAATAAGCAACCGTTGACCTGCCCTCGGCGCGGCGCGATAGGCTACCAAGCGCCGGTAGTACGCCCAGTAGTCGCGCCGGAATGTGGTCAGCAGCGCCTGGTGGCATGGTACGACTGGGGCGAGCTAAGGGCGCCAGGGAACGTGCGACGATAATGGCAGGGTATTAGGTGTCACAACGAGATGGAGTGTAGCTCAATGGGTTGCCCATCAGCCGCCGCCGAGGCGTGCAGCACAGGATAGCCTCAAAATAGCAACGCCTTTGCGTGCCGAAGGCAGTCGGCTGATGAGCTTGTTAGCCCGCAAGGGTGGCAGCAGCGCGGTATTGTACCCTGCGGAGCCGGAGCTTTGCGGATAGTAGGAGTGTATTTTCACTCACCGAGAGACAGGACTGCATTGTTTCGGATGTTCTCCCAGTCGGAGCAGACAGCCCAGATCGTTAGCCAGGAACGATTCCACCGAGCAATTCTTCGATCCGTGCGAACGACATGTGATCCCAAATATAGTCGGCATAATGTGCGTCGAGTATGAGTCCATCGGGGCCAATGAAAAAATCGGCTGGCATCCGCAAGAAATTGCTCCCCTTCTCCTCGGTCAGGTGAAATCCCTGCGCCGCCGCCGCCCCGATCACCTGTTGTGTTGCAGACATGGCCATGGTTGTCGCCACTTTCGACTCCGAGATCTCAACACCGTAGAGCGTATACAGATGGGCTTCGGGATCGGCAATAAGTGGGAATGGCACATCCTGCCTCCCAATGTATTGCCGCATGGACGCGGCCGTTGACTCGAAGATAACCACCATCTCAAGCCCGGCGCGGTGATAGTCGGCATAGCGCTCGATGAGCATATGTACGCGCAGATTACACAGGGCACAGGCGGCATTTCGAAAGAACGAGAGCAACAGCGGTTTGCCTTGATAGGCGGCGAGGTCGATCGGATTGCCGAAAATGTCAATGGTGTGAAAGACCGGAGCGCGCGTTCCTGATAGAATAGACATTAACGTGTCCTCCATTCTAGCGTGATACGATGGACGAAGTTAGCTTC
The sequence above is drawn from the Candidatus Kouleothrix ribensis genome and encodes:
- a CDS encoding AhpC/TSA family protein, producing MSILSGTRAPVFHTIDIFGNPIDLAAYQGKPLLLSFFRNAACALCNLRVHMLIERYADYHRAGLEMVVIFESTAASMRQYIGRQDVPFPLIADPEAHLYTLYGVEISESKVATTMAMSATQQVIGAAAAQGFHLTEEKGSNFLRMPADFFIGPDGLILDAHYADYIWDHMSFARIEELLGGIVPG
- a CDS encoding dienelactone hydrolase family protein — protein: MAEILLFHHAQGLTPGVIAFADTLRRAGHIVHTPDLFEGRTFDTLEQGMSFAREVGFGTLVERGVRAAEGLPAELVYAGFSLGVVPAQMLAQTRPGACGALLFYSCVPVSEFGASWPKGVPVQVHGMNADPIFVGEGDIDAARALVESADAAELFLYPGDQHYFADSSLPSYDAEATALLTQRVCDFLAAR
- a CDS encoding PQQ-dependent sugar dehydrogenase, whose amino-acid sequence is MLDRMLRRAGAGLLVLLLAGTAAATPRTAIVVPAGFTDVLVASVAAPTAIAFATPTRLLITSQSGQLWVNQAGAPTNTLALDLTVGGRVCTNSERGLLGVAVDPNFASNHFIYLYYTYKKFGVCPTGDPTNPQVPVNRIARYTLSDANLASGETVLIDNIPSPNGNHNGGDLHFGQDGYLYVSVGDGGADYAGDSGSAGANDAARDRFILLGKILRITRDGNIPPDNPFQGAGTARCNVSGRTSADNTCQETFAWGLRNPFRFAFKPGTNQFFINDVGQNAWEEIDQGQAGADYGWNCREGGHPNNTGGKCSPAPLNMVAPIHEYDHSSCSSITGGAFVPAGVWPADYDGAYLYADYVCGKIFTLKQQASSYVAAEFATNMGVNSATSLVFGPYNGSQALYYTTYASGGQIRRISASAGQNRAPTAVLSAAPQFGAAPLTVAFSAAGSTDPDGDALSYDWDFGDGSAHASGAAVAYQYAAGTYTATLKVSDGKGGVGSATQRIDSGNTPPTATIDAPDPALRFAVGQSITLQGSATDAQDGTLAGNRLSWRVLLHHNTHTHPFAGPASGASLTFSAPAPEDLAATSTSYLEVQLSATDSTGLTSVITRELRPNLVDITFDTVPAGRALLVNNVAINAPRTQVSWQGYALAVSAPAQRDAEGTWIVITAWSDGAPGRSRTIVTPASAAGYTATFGPASVRYLPRITQP
- a CDS encoding methyltransferase domain-containing protein codes for the protein MSTQDHDSVPPQNQLPTTQSHPPDVWADGPAYDAYVGRWSRIVARDFLTWLAIAPNRHWLEVGCGTGVLTQAILQYAQPAEIQAIDPSLKYVAFAREQVRDTRVHFDVSTVQSLARATSAYDVVVSGLVLNFLPQPQRALAEMIHATRDGGTLAAYVWDYAGKMQFMRHFWNAACALNPQALDADEGRRFPLCQAQPLAELFRAAGLKDVAVQALEIATDFADFEDYWSPFLGGQGPAPSYTMALPEAQREALRERLRQSLPFALDGSIPLVARAWAVRGVR
- the dapB gene encoding 4-hydroxy-tetrahydrodipicolinate reductase codes for the protein MTIRVCLAGATGWAGSALARSIAQSDGIELVAAVSRTHAHHTLGDVLVEPRLTCPIYATAVEALTHPCDVFFEYTTPAVAKAHSLAALEHGAHVVIGTSGLSDADYAAIAAAAEQHQRGVLAVGNFALTVVLLQKFAEMAAKLIPQWEIIDYASDHKPDTPSGTVRELAARLSRIRPSELTVPLEQTQGIVETRGARVSGSQVHSLRLPGFTISAEVIFGMPDQKLTIRHDSGSSAQPYVDGALLAIRRVNSFVGLRRGLDSILDMV
- a CDS encoding DinB family protein; translated protein: MLEPSELAEAFARNVGVIQAQTEGLSHADSLLQLPFRGNCLNWVLGHLLDNRDDVLKALGAQRIMNDNSAALYRRGSAPIASSTTELLLLQDLLEQLVQSQERLSGALGRTTEADMTREIVRNGNTTTLGKLVFFLYFHETYHVGQTELLRQLAGKNDQVI
- a CDS encoding ClbS/DfsB family four-helix bundle protein, translating into MHKSELLNGVREEYRQWEALLNQIGEARMDQPGAAADWSIKDIIAHLTGWRYRTVARLQAAHRGEGEPSSPWPAHLQADVDLDAINAWIYESNHGRSVREVLDESHQVFQQMFAAIEGLPDAVLNDPARYLPWLEAESVKPSDFFAHFHEEHESDMRAWLARVEQQ
- a CDS encoding GNAT family N-acetyltransferase → MKTLETPRLLLRPFTLEDAEAAYREIYSDSEVVQYYSGQGVQTLEQVRTRIASCIGVWASDELGRYAVILKEHHAFIGQIHLNSYVNSFARWNDEPDPPFNSLEVELAFAFGRRFWGQGYAFEACQAVIGHAFDDLRLRRLVGWVFLANERSVTLHRRLGFRVELSVNPADPGYVTILENGCEGSWLPNAEYRSRPDQRK